The Buchnera aphidicola (Tuberolachnus salignus) genome has a segment encoding these proteins:
- the metG gene encoding methionine--tRNA ligase, whose translation MKRQKKDKYLITCAFPYANGPIHLGHLLEHIQADIFVRFLRMQLHTVFFICSDDTHGTAIMLKSKQEKITPENLILKVFKEHKKIFLKFSIIHDKYSSTNTNIHKQLCEKIYINLKKKNVFFKKNIFQLYDHKLKTFLSDRFVKGTCPCCFSIDQYGDNCEKCGAIYAASDLIDAKSVLSNSSVSLKKTLHIFLNLPMFENFLKNWINLDIFQPEIFNKIQEWLIRGLKPWDISRDQPYFGFLIPNYFNKYFYVWFDASIGYLSCFQELCKKKKNIVFSEFWKLNSSTKLYHFIGKDIVNFHSLFWPSILDSLEYRKPTKIVVHGHITIQGKKLSKSTGVLITAKKCLKFFDSESVRYYFATKLNNNVQDIEINLKDFVYKVNADLVNRVVNLASRTSSFLKKFFFNTLSKKFIKSDIYLIFLDAIPIIKKLYYNHQFSLVTKKIMHLADLANQYITNEKPWTLVKENNFEKIHNIVSMGLNLFRILMIFLKPITPILARKTEKFLKISLDWNTCHVPLLNHQIENFFELHKRIDIKILKKFFKDYKI comes from the coding sequence ATGAAAAGACAAAAAAAAGATAAATATTTAATTACATGTGCGTTTCCGTATGCAAATGGGCCTATACATTTAGGACATTTGTTGGAACATATACAAGCTGATATTTTTGTTCGTTTTTTACGTATGCAATTACATACTGTTTTTTTTATTTGTTCCGATGATACCCATGGAACTGCGATTATGTTAAAATCGAAACAAGAAAAAATAACTCCTGAAAATTTGATTTTAAAAGTGTTTAAAGAACATAAAAAAATTTTTTTAAAATTTTCTATTATACATGATAAATATTCTTCAACTAATACAAATATTCATAAACAGTTATGTGAAAAAATTTATATAAATTTAAAAAAAAAAAATGTATTTTTTAAAAAAAATATTTTTCAATTATATGATCATAAATTAAAAACATTTTTGTCAGATCGTTTTGTGAAAGGAACGTGTCCTTGTTGTTTTAGCATTGATCAATATGGAGATAATTGTGAAAAATGTGGTGCTATCTATGCAGCTTCAGATTTAATCGATGCAAAATCAGTATTATCGAATTCTTCAGTAAGTTTAAAAAAAACATTACATATTTTTTTAAATTTACCTATGTTTGAAAATTTTTTAAAAAATTGGATTAATTTAGATATTTTTCAACCAGAAATTTTTAATAAAATACAAGAATGGTTAATTCGTGGTTTAAAACCTTGGGATATTTCAAGAGATCAACCGTATTTTGGTTTTTTAATACCGAATTATTTTAATAAATATTTTTATGTTTGGTTTGATGCTTCTATTGGTTATTTAAGTTGTTTTCAAGAATTATGTAAAAAAAAAAAAAATATTGTTTTTTCAGAATTTTGGAAGTTGAATTCATCTACTAAATTATATCATTTTATTGGAAAAGATATTGTAAATTTTCATAGTTTATTTTGGCCTTCTATTTTAGATAGTCTTGAATATCGAAAACCAACAAAAATTGTTGTACATGGGCATATTACTATTCAAGGAAAAAAATTATCGAAATCTACTGGAGTTTTAATTACTGCAAAAAAATGTTTAAAATTTTTTGATTCTGAATCTGTAAGATATTATTTTGCTACAAAGTTAAATAATAACGTTCAAGATATAGAAATTAATTTAAAAGATTTTGTTTATAAAGTAAATGCTGATTTAGTAAATCGAGTGGTAAATTTGGCTTCTAGAACGTCTAGTTTTTTAAAAAAATTTTTTTTTAATACATTATCTAAAAAATTTATTAAATCAGATATATATTTAATTTTTTTAGATGCAATACCTATTATTAAAAAGTTATATTATAATCATCAATTTAGTTTAGTTACAAAAAAAATTATGCATTTAGCTGATTTAGCAAATCAATATATTACTAATGAAAAACCTTGGACATTAGTAAAAGAAAATAATTTCGAGAAAATTCATAATATTGTCTCCATGGGTCTTAATTTGTTTCGTATTTTAATGATTTTTTTAAAACCAATTACCCCTATTTTAGCCAGAAAAACTGAAAAATTTTTAAAAATCTCTTTAGATTGGAACACATGTCATGTTCCTTTATTAAATCATCAAATTGAGAATTTTTTTGAATTACATAAGAGGATCGATATAAAAATTTTAAAAAAATTTTTTAAGGATTATAAGATATAG
- a CDS encoding HesB/IscA family protein: MNIQLIKKKKYKINLTKNAKKQILYLLNKNNNLHGIKITIKKTGCAGFKYILKLVLKNTTNDIQILQDKIIFYIPKQWISKIQNITIDYSSKGLNSNFIFNNPKNKNYCGCGESFQI; this comes from the coding sequence ATGAACATACAACTTATTAAAAAAAAAAAATATAAAATAAATCTAACAAAAAATGCAAAAAAACAAATATTATATTTATTAAACAAAAATAATAATTTGCATGGAATAAAAATAACTATTAAAAAAACAGGATGCGCAGGTTTTAAATATATTTTAAAACTAGTATTAAAAAATACTACAAATGATATACAAATTTTACAAGATAAAATCATTTTTTATATACCCAAACAATGGATTTCTAAAATTCAAAATATTACCATTGATTATTCAAGTAAGGGCTTAAATTCAAATTTTATTTTTAATAATCCAAAAAACAAAAATTATTGTGGATGTGGAGAAAGCTTTCAAATTTAA
- the hisH gene encoding imidazole glycerol phosphate synthase subunit HisH, producing MKKIIIINTGCANFFSLKNAIQRLKYKVKISSNIQDILMAQKIFLPGVGTMRAAMNYLNLFNLIPIIKNLKVPVLGICLGMQIFFSNSQENGCYSALNIIPESIIKLKSQKLFLPHIGWNIVQFKKNNLLFKNIPFNSRFYFLHSYCSLINQYTLAKTKYGSFFSSAVQKKNFFGVQFHPEKSGKVGEQLLKNFLEI from the coding sequence ATGAAAAAAATTATTATTATTAACACAGGTTGTGCTAATTTTTTTTCTTTAAAAAATGCTATTCAACGTTTAAAATATAAAGTTAAAATTAGTTCTAATATTCAAGATATTTTAATGGCTCAAAAAATTTTTTTACCTGGTGTAGGAACTATGCGTGCTGCAATGAATTATTTAAATCTTTTTAATTTAATTCCAATTATAAAAAATTTAAAAGTTCCTGTATTAGGAATTTGTTTGGGTATGCAGATTTTTTTTTCTAATAGTCAAGAAAATGGTTGTTATTCTGCTTTGAATATTATTCCAGAATCTATTATAAAATTAAAAAGTCAAAAATTATTTTTGCCACATATTGGTTGGAATATTGTACAATTTAAAAAGAATAATTTGTTATTTAAAAATATTCCTTTTAATTCAAGATTTTATTTTTTGCATAGTTATTGTTCATTAATAAATCAATATACACTTGCAAAAACTAAATATGGTTCTTTTTTTAGTTCTGCTGTACAAAAAAAAAATTTTTTTGGAGTTCAATTTCATCCTGAAAAATCAGGTAAAGTAGGTGAACAATTGTTAAAAAATTTTTTGGAGATTTAG
- the hisF gene encoding imidazole glycerol phosphate synthase subunit HisF has protein sequence MLAKRIIPCLDVKNEKVVKGKKFEGHIVMGDIMSLAKFYSDEGADEIIFYDIIASTEKKLVDTEWISQISEIINIPFCVAGGIQSVHDAKKVLSFGADKISINTPALNDPYLISRLADCFGTQCVVVGIDSWYNKDLNEYEVFQNTGDIKKKKKTVWKTLDWIQYVQTLGAGEIVLNTMNHDGLENGFDLIQLKNIRSICKVPLIASGGAGTLQDFLDVFVQSQVDGALAASVFHKKKFSIYDVKKFLNNNGVQIRL, from the coding sequence ATGTTGGCAAAACGTATAATTCCATGTTTAGATGTAAAAAATGAAAAAGTGGTTAAAGGAAAAAAATTTGAAGGGCATATTGTAATGGGTGATATTATGTCTTTAGCAAAATTTTATTCTGATGAAGGAGCAGATGAAATAATTTTTTATGATATTATTGCATCAACAGAAAAAAAATTAGTTGATACTGAATGGATTTCTCAGATTTCTGAAATAATTAATATTCCATTTTGTGTTGCAGGAGGTATTCAAAGTGTTCATGATGCAAAAAAAGTTTTGTCTTTTGGGGCTGATAAAATTTCTATTAATACTCCTGCCCTCAACGATCCTTATTTAATTAGTCGTTTAGCAGATTGTTTTGGAACACAATGTGTCGTAGTGGGAATAGATTCTTGGTATAATAAAGATCTTAATGAGTATGAAGTATTTCAAAATACAGGTGACATTAAAAAAAAAAAAAAAACTGTTTGGAAAACTCTTGATTGGATTCAATACGTACAAACTTTAGGAGCAGGAGAAATTGTTTTAAATACTATGAATCATGATGGTTTAGAAAATGGTTTTGATTTAATACAATTAAAAAATATTCGTTCTATTTGTAAAGTTCCTTTAATTGCTTCTGGAGGTGCAGGTACTCTACAAGATTTTTTAGATGTTTTTGTTCAATCTCAAGTAGATGGGGCTTTAGCGGCTTCAGTATTTCATAAAAAAAAGTTTTCAATATATGATGTAAAGAAATTTTTAAATAATAATGGAGTTCAAATCCGTTTATGA
- the hisIE gene encoding bifunctional phosphoribosyl-AMP cyclohydrolase/phosphoribosyl-ATP diphosphatase HisIE: MKIHQNVHILDWNKMKGIMPVIIQHYISGIVLMHGYMTLEAFLQTKKTKIVTFFSRSKQRLWVKGEVSKNYLNVIKITTDCDGDVILVLVKPSGFTCHLKRISCFLDNESLYSTLYNLEKIIESRKFSINSKSYIKNLYHLGINRITQKVGEEAVETIISVFDKNINHFIDEVSDLIFHLLILLHYKNLELYIIIKNLKKRIYSL; encoded by the coding sequence ATGAAAATTCATCAAAATGTTCATATCTTAGATTGGAATAAAATGAAAGGTATTATGCCTGTTATTATTCAACATTACATTTCCGGAATAGTCTTAATGCATGGATACATGACTTTAGAGGCTTTTTTACAAACTAAAAAAACAAAAATAGTAACTTTTTTTTCTCGTAGTAAACAACGTTTATGGGTAAAAGGAGAAGTTTCAAAAAATTATTTAAATGTAATTAAAATTACTACAGATTGTGATGGTGATGTAATATTAGTTTTAGTGAAACCTAGCGGTTTTACATGTCATTTAAAACGAATTAGTTGTTTTTTAGATAATGAATCTTTGTATTCAACATTATATAATTTAGAAAAAATTATTGAATCTCGAAAATTTTCAATAAACTCTAAATCATATATTAAGAATCTTTATCATTTAGGGATAAATCGTATAACTCAAAAAGTTGGAGAAGAAGCTGTCGAAACAATAATTTCTGTTTTTGATAAAAATATTAATCATTTTATAGATGAAGTATCTGATTTAATATTTCATTTATTAATATTGTTACATTATAAAAATTTAGAATTATATATTATAATAAAAAATTTAAAAAAACGTATTTATTCTTTGTAA
- a CDS encoding 1-(5-phosphoribosyl)-5-[(5-phosphoribosylamino)methylideneamino] imidazole-4-carboxamide isomerase, translated as MIIPALDIMNNKIVRLYQGNFKKNTIFSENILKKITQYVSEGAKFIHIVDLDSCKNPLRNRKNFINFFLKFKKFFFQIGGGIRTFCHASELLKLGIYRIVMGTSALKDPMILKKLFKKYGSDRIVLAIDVYVKQNNFTQVAINGWQEITNVTIENILNIYKHYSLKHVLCTDITKDGTLKGPNLQLYNWLVMRFPKIHFQASGGISNLQDIKNIKKTGVKHLIIGRSLLEKRFTFFEARKCWQNV; from the coding sequence ATGATTATTCCAGCATTAGATATTATGAATAATAAAATTGTTCGTTTATATCAAGGAAATTTTAAAAAAAATACAATTTTTTCAGAAAATATTTTAAAAAAAATTACACAATATGTTAGTGAAGGAGCTAAATTTATACACATTGTTGATTTAGATAGTTGTAAAAATCCTCTAAGAAATCGAAAAAATTTTATTAATTTTTTTTTAAAATTTAAAAAATTTTTTTTTCAAATAGGAGGAGGTATTCGTACTTTTTGTCATGCCTCTGAATTATTAAAATTAGGTATTTATAGAATTGTAATGGGGACTAGTGCATTAAAAGATCCAATGATTTTAAAAAAATTATTTAAAAAATATGGCAGTGATAGAATTGTCTTAGCAATTGATGTTTATGTAAAACAAAATAATTTTACTCAAGTTGCTATTAATGGTTGGCAAGAAATTACTAATGTAACGATAGAAAACATATTAAATATTTATAAACATTATTCTTTAAAACACGTGTTATGTACGGACATTACAAAAGATGGAACATTAAAAGGACCTAATCTTCAATTATATAATTGGTTAGTAATGCGTTTTCCGAAAATTCATTTTCAAGCATCTGGAGGTATTAGTAATTTACAAGATATTAAAAATATTAAAAAAACAGGTGTTAAACATTTAATTATAGGTCGTTCATTGTTAGAAAAAAGGTTTACTTTCTTTGAGGCTAGAAAATGTTGGCAAAACGTATAA
- the hisB gene encoding bifunctional histidinol-phosphatase/imidazoleglycerol-phosphate dehydratase HisB: MIKKILFIDRDGTLIHEPSISKQVNDLKQIIFEPFVIVSLVKLIKYGFELVLITNQDGLGSKNYSIQQFSIVQNFILKVLSTQGINFRTVLICPHLKIDQCNCRKPNLGLVKYWLKKNKISKEHSYVIGDRITDIQLANNMQIKSILYHRKKYPWNKITQVLTSLNRYAVIKRITKETQIFIKIFIDQKIKSYTKTGIFFFDHMLEQIRVHSGISWHLTVFGDLEIDDHHIIEDVGIALGLAFKKSLSLKYGISRYGFTLPMDESLASCFLDISGRSYFSFYAKFKNCFIGDLKSEMVEHFFRSFSMTMKITLHLHAIGLNDHHCVESLFKVFGRTLKQAIVVQGRKIPTSKGVL, from the coding sequence ATGATTAAAAAAATTTTATTTATTGATCGTGATGGAACATTAATTCATGAACCTTCTATATCAAAACAAGTAAATGATTTAAAACAAATAATTTTTGAACCATTTGTTATTGTTTCTTTAGTAAAATTAATTAAATATGGTTTTGAATTAGTATTAATTACTAATCAAGATGGTTTAGGAAGTAAAAATTATTCTATTCAACAGTTTAGTATTGTTCAAAATTTTATTTTAAAAGTTTTAAGTACGCAAGGTATTAATTTTAGAACAGTATTAATTTGTCCACATTTAAAAATAGATCAATGTAATTGTCGTAAACCAAATCTTGGTTTAGTTAAGTATTGGTTAAAAAAAAATAAAATTTCAAAAGAACATAGTTATGTTATTGGAGATCGTATTACTGATATTCAGTTAGCAAATAATATGCAAATTAAAAGTATTTTATATCATAGAAAAAAATATCCTTGGAATAAAATTACACAAGTTTTAACCTCTTTAAATCGTTATGCTGTTATTAAAAGAATTACTAAAGAAACTCAAATTTTTATTAAAATTTTTATTGATCAAAAAATTAAAAGTTATACAAAAACTGGAATCTTTTTTTTTGATCATATGTTAGAACAAATTCGAGTTCATAGTGGTATTTCTTGGCATTTAACGGTTTTTGGTGATTTAGAAATAGATGATCATCATATTATTGAAGATGTAGGTATCGCTCTTGGTTTAGCTTTTAAAAAATCTTTAAGTTTAAAATATGGTATTTCAAGATATGGTTTTACTTTACCAATGGATGAAAGTTTAGCATCATGTTTTTTAGATATTTCAGGTCGTTCATATTTTTCTTTTTATGCTAAATTTAAAAATTGTTTTATAGGAGATTTAAAATCAGAAATGGTTGAACATTTTTTTAGATCTTTTAGTATGACTATGAAAATTACGTTACATTTACATGCAATTGGATTAAATGATCATCATTGTGTTGAAAGTTTATTTAAAGTTTTTGGAAGAACTTTAAAACAAGCAATTGTAGTACAAGGTAGAAAAATTCCAACTTCAAAAGGTGTTTTATAA
- the tilS gene encoding tRNA lysidine(34) synthetase TilS → MSLKNLIKKLLKKHKRFKKFLIALSGGVDSIVLLNQFFLYKKKKNIQIRAIYIDHNLTNISKTQKKHCKKICKNYKIYFFSISIILKNIKKYGLEASARLARYDVFKKFLKKKEILVTAHHLNDQCETFFLALKRKSGITGLSSMKILIPFFHTFLMRPFLQYLKKDILKIALKNKLSWIEDETNQNIKYERNFIRHKILPIFQNKWSYFLKNCYISIKILEKERKILLMLLQKKLKKYLDINKNLNLNLFSQLKSNFQNSLLRLWILEKKHKNIPFFLIQNIQEKFLKNYNLLQKKIIYKNFLIYNKKNILIFTKKNICVKNIILLWKKPYKKILLPYDLGGLYISYNQKYSFFPYPSKNTVINIRFIINGKFYVSGNNKKKTIQDIWQDYKIPIELRHNIPLIFYNQNLIGGIGVFYCPYDQKKIKKKISFIWSTSTIKKKNNNKNYHIQSISYNP, encoded by the coding sequence ATGAGTTTAAAAAATTTGATTAAAAAATTATTAAAAAAACATAAACGTTTTAAAAAATTTTTAATTGCTCTTAGTGGAGGAGTAGATTCAATTGTTTTATTAAATCAATTTTTTTTATATAAAAAAAAAAAAAATATCCAAATACGAGCAATTTATATAGATCACAATTTAACAAACATCTCCAAAACACAAAAAAAACATTGTAAAAAAATATGTAAAAATTATAAAATTTATTTTTTTTCAATTTCAATTATATTAAAAAATATTAAAAAATATGGTTTAGAAGCTAGTGCACGTCTAGCTAGATATGACGTTTTTAAAAAATTTTTAAAAAAAAAAGAAATCTTAGTTACAGCCCATCATCTTAATGATCAATGTGAAACTTTTTTTTTAGCTTTAAAAAGAAAAAGTGGAATTACTGGTTTATCAAGTATGAAAATTTTAATACCTTTTTTTCATACATTTTTAATGCGTCCATTTTTACAATATCTGAAAAAAGATATTTTAAAAATCGCATTAAAAAACAAATTATCGTGGATAGAAGATGAAACAAACCAAAATATCAAATATGAAAGAAATTTTATTAGACACAAAATTTTACCTATTTTTCAAAATAAATGGTCTTATTTTTTAAAAAATTGTTATATTAGTATTAAAATTTTAGAAAAAGAACGAAAAATATTATTAATGCTTTTACAAAAAAAATTAAAAAAATATTTAGATATCAATAAAAATTTAAATCTAAATTTATTCTCTCAATTAAAAAGTAATTTTCAAAATTCTTTATTACGCTTATGGATTTTGGAAAAAAAACATAAAAATATTCCTTTTTTTTTAATTCAAAATATTCAAGAAAAATTTTTAAAAAATTATAATTTGCTTCAAAAAAAAATTATTTACAAAAATTTTCTAATTTATAATAAAAAAAATATTTTGATTTTTACTAAAAAAAATATATGTGTAAAAAACATAATTCTATTATGGAAGAAACCTTATAAAAAAATTTTATTACCTTATGATTTAGGTGGTTTATATATTTCTTACAATCAAAAATATTCTTTTTTTCCATATCCATCAAAAAATACTGTTATTAATATTAGATTTATAATAAATGGAAAATTTTATGTTTCTGGAAATAATAAAAAAAAAACAATTCAAGATATCTGGCAAGATTATAAAATACCAATAGAATTACGACATAATATTCCATTAATTTTTTATAATCAGAATTTAATTGGAGGTATTGGAGTTTTTTATTGTCCTTACGATCAAAAAAAAATTAAAAAAAAAATATCTTTCATTTGGAGTACGTCAACTATTAAAAAAAAAAATAATAATAAAAATTATCATATTCAATCTATATCTTATAATCCTTAA
- the gnd gene encoding decarboxylating NADP(+)-dependent phosphogluconate dehydrogenase, which translates to MILNNIGIIGMGVMGSNIAFNFSNHNERISVYTRSSEKLKQIVQKDQNNFIISFNSLKDFVFSLKKPRHILLMIPSGSSIDLLIESLLKFLDIGDVIIDGGNSFFKDTQKRNNYLIKKGIYFIGAGISGGEKGALLGPSIMYGGDKKACAILEILFQKISAKYHGQSCSEYIGSDGSGHYVKMVHNGIEYSDMQLISEVYYLLKNLLQFDNQKISNLFKKWNQGELCSYLIEITGNILSKKNKNGNYIIDLIEDIANNKGTGMWTSQNALELCVPLSLITESVFARYLSTLKTQRILASTLFTGPEKKIKFTSKELSIFLNHLQKALYLSKILSYAQGFTQLKFASEKYNWNLQYFKIAKIFRAGCIIRADLLNKIVDAYVENNQIISFLFSPYFQNIVNQYHSSLRYIVSIGVKFGISIPVFSAAISYYDSYRSKISSANLIQAQRDYFGSHTYSRIDKEGSFHTEWI; encoded by the coding sequence ATGATTTTAAATAATATTGGTATTATTGGCATGGGAGTTATGGGGTCTAACATTGCATTTAATTTTTCTAATCATAATGAACGTATCTCCGTATATACTCGTTCTTCAGAAAAATTAAAACAAATTGTTCAAAAAGATCAAAATAATTTTATTATATCTTTTAATTCTTTAAAAGATTTTGTTTTTTCTTTAAAAAAACCTCGTCATATTTTATTGATGATTCCGAGTGGTTCTTCAATTGATTTACTTATTGAATCTTTGTTAAAATTTTTAGATATTGGAGATGTTATAATTGATGGAGGAAATTCTTTTTTTAAAGATACACAAAAAAGAAATAATTATTTAATTAAAAAAGGAATATATTTTATTGGTGCTGGGATTTCCGGTGGAGAAAAAGGAGCTTTATTAGGACCATCTATTATGTATGGAGGAGATAAAAAAGCATGTGCAATATTAGAAATTTTATTTCAAAAAATTTCTGCAAAATATCACGGACAATCATGTTCTGAATATATAGGATCTGATGGTTCAGGTCATTATGTAAAAATGGTGCATAATGGTATTGAATATAGTGATATGCAATTGATTTCTGAAGTTTATTATTTGTTAAAAAATTTACTTCAATTCGATAATCAAAAAATTTCAAATTTATTTAAAAAATGGAATCAAGGTGAACTATGTAGTTATTTAATTGAAATTACTGGAAATATTTTATCAAAAAAAAATAAAAATGGAAATTATATAATAGATTTGATTGAAGATATAGCTAATAATAAAGGTACAGGAATGTGGACGTCTCAAAACGCATTAGAATTATGCGTCCCTTTATCTTTAATAACTGAATCTGTTTTTGCACGTTATTTATCTACTTTAAAAACACAGAGAATTTTAGCTTCTACTTTATTTACAGGACCTGAAAAAAAAATAAAATTTACAAGTAAAGAATTATCAATTTTTTTGAATCATCTTCAAAAAGCATTATATTTAAGTAAAATTTTATCTTATGCTCAAGGATTTACACAATTAAAATTTGCTTCTGAAAAATATAATTGGAATTTACAATATTTCAAAATAGCAAAAATTTTTAGAGCAGGTTGTATTATACGTGCTGATTTATTAAACAAAATTGTAGATGCATATGTAGAAAATAATCAAATTATTAGTTTTTTATTTTCTCCATATTTTCAAAATATTGTAAATCAATATCATAGTTCTTTACGTTATATTGTGTCAATAGGAGTAAAATTTGGAATTTCTATACCTGTTTTTTCAGCAGCTATTTCATATTATGATTCATATCGTTCTAAAATATCATCAGCAAATTTAATACAAGCGCAAAGAGATTATTTTGGATCTCATACATATTCGCGTATAGATAAAGAAGGTTCGTTTCATACTGAATGGATATAA
- the tyrS gene encoding tyrosine--tRNA ligase, which produces MKYEHDCLNLLKKRGLIFQISNELSLQNYIFQKKIFLYCGFDPTADSLHLGHLLPIICLKIFQKYGHTPYILIGGGTCLIGDPSFKKGIRKKIDLERIKYNQKKIKNQLSFFFPKKNDVNDIHFLNNNSWLQNMNFFYFLENIGKYFSVNSMMNRESVKKRLEDKNFGLSFTEFTYSLLQAYDFYHLYKTYGIILQIGGSDQWGNMISGIHLINKIYQKQVFSLTTPLFTKFNGEKFGKTETGTIWLDSKKTSPYSFYQFWRNLPDNTVDRAFQLFLVFGITISIFVPINNLKFKDIIEKKIFLAENMTLFVHGQGNLLAVQRIVQCLFHRGDLSVLTEIDFLQLLQDGIPSYSNLEFCKLPELLVKIKLAPSRYQARVMILSGAIQVNRKIQKDINFLCSDHDIFFKKFTLICRGKKHYVLIHWKK; this is translated from the coding sequence ATGAAATATGAACATGATTGTTTAAATTTATTAAAAAAAAGAGGTTTAATTTTTCAGATTTCTAATGAATTAAGTTTGCAAAACTATATTTTTCAAAAAAAAATTTTTTTATATTGTGGTTTTGATCCTACTGCAGATAGTTTGCATTTAGGACATCTTTTACCAATTATTTGTTTAAAAATTTTTCAAAAATATGGACATACTCCTTATATTTTAATTGGAGGGGGTACTTGTTTGATTGGCGATCCAAGTTTTAAAAAAGGAATTAGAAAAAAGATAGATTTAGAAAGAATTAAATATAATCAAAAAAAAATTAAAAATCAATTATCTTTTTTTTTTCCAAAAAAAAACGATGTTAATGATATACATTTTTTAAATAATAATTCTTGGCTTCAAAATATGAATTTTTTTTATTTTTTAGAAAATATTGGAAAATATTTTTCTGTGAATTCTATGATGAATCGAGAATCTGTAAAAAAAAGACTAGAAGACAAAAATTTTGGTTTATCTTTTACTGAATTTACATATAGTTTATTGCAAGCTTATGATTTTTATCATTTATATAAAACATATGGTATTATTTTACAAATCGGTGGTTCAGATCAATGGGGAAATATGATTTCTGGTATTCATTTAATTAATAAAATATATCAAAAACAAGTTTTTAGTTTAACTACCCCTTTGTTTACTAAATTTAATGGAGAAAAATTTGGAAAAACAGAAACTGGAACTATTTGGTTAGATTCAAAAAAAACCAGTCCTTATTCTTTTTATCAATTTTGGAGAAATTTACCTGATAATACAGTTGACCGAGCTTTTCAATTATTTCTTGTATTTGGTATTACTATTTCGATTTTTGTACCGATTAATAATTTAAAATTTAAAGATATTATTGAAAAAAAAATTTTTTTAGCAGAAAATATGACTTTATTTGTGCATGGTCAAGGAAACTTACTAGCTGTACAACGAATTGTACAATGTTTATTTCATCGAGGTGATTTATCTGTTTTAACAGAAATAGATTTTTTGCAATTGTTGCAAGATGGAATTCCTTCTTATTCTAATTTAGAATTCTGTAAATTACCAGAATTATTAGTTAAAATCAAATTAGCTCCATCTCGATATCAAGCGCGAGTAATGATTCTTTCAGGAGCTATTCAAGTGAATAGAAAAATTCAAAAAGATATAAATTTTTTATGTTCAGATCATGACATTTTTTTTAAAAAATTTACATTAATTTGTCGTGGTAAAAAACATTATGTTTTAATACATTGGAAAAAATAA
- the nth gene encoding endonuclease III, whose translation MNKKKRLSILYSLEKKCYFPMSELQYSTNFQLLIATILSARSTDLKVNKVTKRLFLLAPSPLELYLLGEKKIMEIIQSLGLYKKKTQYIYKVSKIILYKHANDIPNTRSKLLKLPGVGRKTANIILNKIFQKNTIAVDTHVFRVCNRTNFVSGKTYKIVELKLKRMVPWKFQSRFHDWLVLHGRYVCKSINPQCNLCILKKYCEYSKKYK comes from the coding sequence ATGAATAAAAAAAAACGTTTATCTATTTTATATTCTTTAGAAAAAAAATGTTATTTTCCAATGTCAGAATTACAATATTCTACAAACTTTCAATTATTAATTGCAACGATTTTATCCGCTAGGTCTACAGATTTAAAAGTGAATAAAGTTACAAAAAGATTGTTTTTATTAGCACCTTCTCCATTAGAATTATATTTGTTAGGAGAAAAAAAAATTATGGAAATAATACAATCTTTAGGATTATATAAAAAAAAAACTCAATATATATATAAAGTTTCTAAAATTATTTTATATAAACATGCTAATGATATTCCAAATACACGTTCAAAGTTATTAAAATTACCAGGTGTAGGACGAAAAACAGCAAATATTATTTTAAATAAAATTTTTCAAAAAAATACGATAGCAGTAGATACGCATGTATTTCGTGTATGTAATCGCACTAATTTTGTTTCAGGTAAAACATATAAAATCGTTGAATTAAAATTAAAACGCATGGTTCCGTGGAAGTTTCAATCACGTTTTCACGATTGGTTAGTATTACATGGGCGTTATGTTTGTAAATCTATTAATCCTCAATGTAATTTGTGTATTTTAAAAAAATATTGTGAATATTCTAAGAAATATAAATAA